The Arachis hypogaea cultivar Tifrunner chromosome 19, arahy.Tifrunner.gnm2.J5K5, whole genome shotgun sequence genome has a window encoding:
- the LOC112777711 gene encoding F-box/kelch-repeat protein At3g23880-like gives MSQPRDEDDVIKRKGKALRTTAEHLLPSAAPPPSLPDEIITEILLRLPARLLVQLRSVCSSWKTLISSSRFASDHLRRSITAAEPSLSEPRIAYPRWWHKHNQFGDFSVRSVFEKPFTEGVCFEGKRDYNIIGSCNGLLCLVDADHNKIHNRVNVILWNPCTGLTSQELEFEGLLNVCGFGYDHVSDSYKLVGIVNEEEKTLKPHKSATTIYTLGLNSSWRKIQDMAFKTRYIENKVGVFVPGSGTLNWIVPGDGAFNPMVLSLDLEKETHSLFSPPNHRDMYCHFKILQLCVLRNYLAICCEHRTHCPVWLMKEYGVSESWTKLAMIPQYLSIHVIPLYLWENDVLLGTASPYSRIIRYNLNHGNFKFPVIDGHRDGMMKVAPLSKHSMAAKRFHVYHESLVSPSHCGLLSSTSEMRWIKLIKVIKNPCLQSLPSEFLYW, from the coding sequence ATGTCGCAGCCACGCGATGAGGACGACGTTATCAAGAGGAAGGGGAAGGCTTTAAGAACCACCGCGGAACATCTCCTTCCTTCGGCGGCACCGCCGCCATCTCTTCCTGATGAGATCATCACCGAAATCCTGCTGAGGCTTCCAGCGAGGTTGCTTGTTCAGTTAAGGAGTGTCTGCAGTTCATGGAAAACCCTAATTTCCAGCTCCCGATTCGCCAGCGATCATCTTCGCCGTTCAATCACCGCCGCAGAACCAAGCTTGAGCGAGCCACGAATCGCTTATCCTAGATGGTGGCATAAACACAACCAATTCGGAGATTTCTCCGTACGATCCGTGTTCGAGAAGCCTTTTACAGAAGGGGTCTGCTTCGAGGGAAAACGTGACTACAACATTATTGGTTCATGCAATGGATTACTCTGCTTGGTTGATGCTGATCATAATAAGATCCACAACCGTGTGAATGTCATCTTGTGGAACCCCTGCACTGGATTGACATCTCAAGAACTGGAATTTGAGGGTTTATTGAATGTTTGTGGCTTCGGCTATGACCATGTTAGTGACAGTTACAAGCTTGTTGGAATTGTAAATGAGGAAGAGAAAACACTAAAACCTCATAAATCTGCAACCACTATATATACACTTGGATtgaattcttcatggagaaagaTTCAGGATATGGCATTTAAGACCAGATATATAGAGAATAAGGTAGGGGTATTCGTCCCCGGCAGCGGAACTCTTAATTGGATTGTTCCAGGTGATGGTGCTTTTAATCCCATGGTTCTTTCCCTTGATTTGGAGAAGGAGACTCATAGTTTGTTTTCCCCGCCTAATCATAGGGATATGTATTGTCATTTCAAAATCCTGCAGTTATGTGTGCTGAGGAACTACCTTGCAATTTGTTGTGAACATAGAACTCATTGCCCTGTGTGGTTGATGAAGGAGTATGGAGTGTCTGAATCTTGGACTAAATTGGCCATGATCCCACAGTACCTTAGCATACACGTTATTCCTCTGTATCTTTGGGAAAATGATGTTCTTCTGGGGACTGCTTCTCCTTATTCAAGAATAATTAGGTATAACTTAAACCATGGCAACTTTAAGTTCCCTGTCATTGATGGCCACAGGGATGGCATGATGAAAGTTGCTCCTTTGTCTAAGCACTCGATGGCGGCGAAGCGATTCCATGTTTATCATGAAAGCTTGGTTTCTCCATCACACTGTGGTCTTCTAAGTAGCACATCTGAAATGCGTTGGATCAAACTCATCAAAGTCATCAAAAACCCATGTCTACAATCTCTTCCAAGTGAATTCCTCTATTGGTAA
- the LOC112777382 gene encoding protein NRT1/ PTR FAMILY 1.2 has protein sequence MEKEEVEHSTSEVEMASHQNMSQPQKKKGGLVTMPFIIANEALASVATIGLLPNMVLYLMGSYKLHLDKATQILLLSQATSHFTPVVGAFIADSYLGRFLAVGLGSIITFLGLALMWLTAMIPQARPPPCNPAAGKCKSATSPQMAMLLSAFALMSIGNGGLSCSLAFGADQVNKKDNPNNQRALEIFFSWYYASASISVIIAFTGIVYIQDHLGWKLGFGVPAALMLMSTIFFFLASPLYIKNKIQGSLITGFARVIVASYKNRKLPLPSQSSAGMYHHKKDSEFVVPSDKLRFLNKACLIRDPENDIASDGLALNPWSLCTVNQVEELKAIIRVIPLWSTGIMMSLSIGGSFGLLQAKSLNRHITSNFEVPAGSFSVIMIVTIFLWIALYDRAIIPLASKLRGKQVRISAKRRIGLGLFFSFLHFVAGATVETTRRRRAIEEGHINDPHAVLKMSAMWLFPQLILGGIAEAFNAIGQNEFYYTEFPKTMSSVASSLVGLGMAAGNVVSSLVFSMVQNLTSRGGKEDWISDNINKGHYDKYYWVLASISAVNILYYLLCSWAYGPTSDQVVSKVSDEKGSIEGSELGNGGEEIEPNEKELTEFGHGGQVHKGT, from the exons ATGGAGAAGGAAGAAGTTGAGCATTCCACAAGTGAAGTGGAAATGGCTTCTCATCAAAACATGTCACAACCACAAAAGAAGAAGGGTGGTCTTGTTACCATGCCTTTCATCATAG CAAATGAAGCACTTGCAAGTGTTGCAACAATTGGTCTTTTGCCAAACATGGTGTTATATTTGATGGGGAGTTACAAGCTCCATTTGGACAAAGCAACTCAGATACTCCTTCTATCACAGGCAACAAGCCATTTCACACCTGTGGTTGGTGCTTTCATTGCTGATTCTTATTTGGGTCGCTTCCTTGCTGTTGGATTAGGATCCATAATCACTTTTCTG GGATTGGCACTCATGTGGCTAACTGCCATGATCCCTCAGGCAAGGCCTCCTCCTTGCAATCCAGCAGCCGGAAAATGTAAGTCGGCGACGAGTCCACAAATGGCAATGTTACTCTCAGCCTTTGCTCTCATGTCCATTGGAAATGGAGGCCTTTCATGCTCCCTAGCATTTGGTGCAGACCAAGTGAATAAAAAGGACAACCCCAATAACCAACGAGCCTTGGAAATTTTCTTCAGTTGGTATTATGCTTCAGCATCAATTTCTGTCATAATTGCATTCACTGGCATTGTATATATCCAAGATCATCTTGGATGGAAACTTGGTTTTGGTGTTCCTGCAGCACTTATGCTCAtgtctactatcttcttcttccttgctTCTCCACTTTATATCAAGAATAAGATACAAGGAAGCTTGATCACCGGCTTTGCTCGAGTGATCGTGGCATCCTATAAGAACAGGAAGCTTCCATTGCCATCTCAGAGCTCAGCCGGAATGTATCATCATAAGAAGGACTCTGAATTTGTTGTTCCATCTGATAAACTAAG GTTTCTGAACAAAGCATGCCTCATTAGAGATCCAGAAAATGACATAGCTTCTGATGGCTTGGCCTTAAATCCATGGAGTCTTTGCACAGTAAATCAAGTAGAAGAGCTGAAAGCTATCATCAGAGTCATTCCTCTATGGTCTACAGGGATCATGATGTCTCTTAGCATTGGAGGCTCATTTGGATTGCTGCAAGCAAAATCACTCAACAGACACATCACTTCAAACTTTGAAGTTCCAGCAGGTTCTTTTAGTGTGATCATGATAGTTACAATATTCTTATGGATTGCTCTCTATGATCGTGCCATTATTCCTCTAGCATCAAAGCTCAGAGGGAAACAAGTTAGGATAAGTGCTAAAAGAAGAATAGGACTAGGCCTGTTCTTCTCTTTTCTCCACTTTGTAGCCGGTGCTACCGTCGAGACCACAAGGCGAAGAAGAGCAATCGAGGAAGGACACATTAATGATCCTCATGCAGTGTTAAAGATGTCAGCAATGTGGCTTTTCCCTCAACTTATCTTGGGTGGCATAGCTGAAGCATTCAATGCAATAGGCCAGAATGAGTTCTATTACACAGAGTTTCCTAAGACTATGTCAAGTGTTGCTTCGTCTCTTGTCGGATTGGGAATGGCTGCAGGGAATGTGGTATCTTCCTTAGTATTCAGCATGGTGCAAAACCTCACTTCTAGAGGtggaaaagaagattggatttcAGATAACATTAACAAGGGTCATTATGATAAGTACTATTGGGTTCTTGCTTCAATTAGTGCTGTTAATATATTGTATTATCTGTTGTGTAGTTGGGCTTATGGACCTACATCTGATCAAGTAGTATCAAAGGTAAGTGATGAAAAGGGTTCAATTGAAGGAAGTGAATTGGGGAATGGGGGTGAGGAAATTGAACCAAATGAGAAAGAGTTAACTGAATTTGGTCATGGTGGTCAAGTTCATAAAGGTACTTAA